From Roseburia hominis, the proteins below share one genomic window:
- a CDS encoding nitroreductase — translation MTVKEALNNRFSCRVFQDTPVEKQVLDEIFEDAFRTPSWANSQPWDVYVAGKAQMEAIVQGMNDCRKQRVHTSLDLPFRGVWSEEAKKHMDQFFEDVYACEERRNLDFTMQNRNLFYAPCTVFICMEKGLSAWSYYDIGAFSQSLMLSATEHGLATIPAAVFVGYPEVIRKVLHIPDKKDVIIGIGIGYADMNVKVNHFKSQRKPVSEVVYCGVE, via the coding sequence ATGACAGTTAAGGAAGCACTGAATAACAGGTTTTCCTGCCGTGTATTTCAGGATACACCGGTAGAGAAGCAGGTGTTGGATGAGATATTCGAAGATGCATTCCGGACCCCGTCCTGGGCAAACTCCCAGCCGTGGGACGTTTATGTGGCAGGAAAAGCGCAGATGGAGGCAATCGTACAGGGGATGAACGATTGCAGAAAACAGAGAGTTCATACTTCTTTAGACTTGCCTTTCAGGGGTGTATGGTCAGAGGAAGCTAAAAAACATATGGATCAGTTCTTTGAGGATGTCTATGCGTGTGAAGAGAGACGTAATCTGGATTTTACGATGCAGAACCGCAATCTGTTCTATGCCCCCTGCACCGTGTTTATCTGTATGGAGAAGGGACTTTCCGCATGGTCCTACTACGATATCGGAGCCTTTTCACAGAGCCTGATGTTGTCTGCGACGGAACATGGATTGGCTACAATACCGGCGGCTGTGTTTGTTGGGTATCCGGAAGTGATTCGTAAGGTCCTGCATATACCGGATAAAAAAGATGTGATCATCGGAATTGGAATTGGTTATGCAGATATGAATGTAAAGGTAAACCATTTCAAGTCCCAAAGGAAACCGGTCTCAGAGGTTGTTTATTGTGGAGTAGAATAA
- a CDS encoding TraX family protein, with translation MTKGRGLSANALKMIAMGSMFLDHLGSGIVYHLYLEACMVDGVDIVGDIIPEEAKRLHLLYQILRIIGRIAFPVFAYLLVEGFLHTSNWLNYAKRLFWFAVISEAAYDVPWSADSFLRQNVLWTFLIGLVMLHHLRLEEHLAGRQRNGKMIRDILTAMLMAFLIQSDYSALGVLLIAVLYIYRGNYRRQAAAGTVVLVLMTVVQTMLYRMMWIQIFSVLAFVFLYFYNGERGRGNKYVFYVFYPLHLLILGLCRSLID, from the coding sequence ATGACGAAGGGGAGAGGGCTGTCTGCAAATGCATTGAAAATGATTGCCATGGGGTCTATGTTCCTGGATCATCTGGGCAGCGGGATTGTCTATCATCTCTATCTGGAAGCCTGTATGGTGGACGGTGTGGATATAGTGGGAGATATTATCCCGGAAGAGGCGAAGAGACTGCATTTATTGTATCAGATTCTGCGCATCATTGGTAGGATCGCTTTTCCGGTGTTTGCCTATCTTCTGGTGGAAGGATTTCTACATACGTCGAATTGGCTGAATTATGCAAAGAGATTGTTTTGGTTTGCAGTGATCTCGGAGGCTGCCTATGATGTACCCTGGAGCGCTGACAGCTTTCTGCGGCAGAATGTGCTCTGGACTTTTTTGATTGGACTTGTTATGCTGCACCATCTGCGGCTGGAGGAGCATCTTGCGGGGCGCCAGAGAAACGGAAAGATGATTCGGGATATTCTGACGGCCATGCTGATGGCGTTCCTGATCCAATCCGATTATTCTGCTCTGGGAGTGCTGCTGATCGCGGTGCTATATATTTACCGGGGAAATTACCGGCGGCAGGCTGCGGCGGGAACTGTAGTGCTTGTGCTGATGACGGTCGTGCAGACCATGCTGTACCGCATGATGTGGATACAGATCTTTAGTGTTCTGGCCTTTGTATTTCTTTATTTTTATAATGGAGAGAGGGGCAGAGGGAATAAGTATGTGTTCTATGTGTTTTATCCACTGCATCTTTTGATTTTGGGGTTATGCAGAAGTTTGATAGATTAG
- a CDS encoding sporulation initiation factor Spo0A C-terminal domain-containing protein, translating to MCKVEWRVDWMQYNKIAAITKQTLKSLGIHRSVYRGYDYIVNGIILLYRNKDLDFYSMKCLYIDIARECNATVYSVERNVRTVVSNIWDYGNKKILKEIFFYIDDTKPTNREFFEDFYDYIIGQYEIVSLNENTELFFMCPITNKHCEYLCDICSKLI from the coding sequence ATGTGTAAGGTAGAATGGAGGGTAGATTGGATGCAATACAATAAAATAGCAGCTATTACCAAACAAACTCTTAAAAGTTTAGGGATTCATCGATCCGTTTATAGAGGCTATGATTATATTGTTAACGGCATTATACTTCTATATAGAAATAAAGATTTAGATTTTTACTCCATGAAATGCTTGTATATTGATATTGCCAGAGAATGTAATGCGACAGTATATTCAGTTGAAAGAAATGTCCGAACTGTAGTTTCGAACATATGGGACTATGGTAACAAGAAAATACTGAAAGAAATATTTTTTTACATAGACGACACTAAACCTACGAACAGAGAATTCTTTGAAGATTTCTATGATTACATTATTGGTCAATACGAAATCGTATCTCTAAATGAAAACACGGAATTATTTTTTATGTGTCCGATTACCAATAAGCATTGCGAATATTTATGTGATATTTGCAGCAAATTAATTTAG
- a CDS encoding cyclodeaminase/cyclohydrolase family protein, translating into MMLEKKTTEFLAELSSAAPVPGGGGASAAVGAFAAALGMMVANLTVGKKKYADVEAEIIEIRGRLEKLRDQMVRLVDEDAKAFEPLSKAYGLPKETGEQRIEKERVMEKALFEASMAPLQIMETVLEAMGLLAVLGEKGSRIAVSDVGVGILFAQAAVEGASLNVFINTRLMKDRERAGEMNAQAEEMIRKAREMKSVVYENVLAKIK; encoded by the coding sequence ATGATGTTAGAAAAGAAAACAACAGAATTTCTTGCAGAATTATCTTCTGCGGCACCGGTTCCGGGAGGTGGCGGCGCTTCCGCCGCGGTAGGGGCATTTGCAGCGGCATTGGGGATGATGGTCGCGAATTTGACAGTGGGGAAGAAGAAATATGCGGATGTGGAAGCAGAGATTATTGAGATACGCGGACGATTAGAGAAGCTCAGAGATCAGATGGTCCGCCTTGTCGATGAGGACGCAAAGGCCTTTGAACCACTTTCTAAGGCGTATGGACTGCCAAAAGAGACCGGGGAGCAGAGAATCGAGAAAGAACGTGTGATGGAGAAGGCGCTTTTCGAAGCCAGCATGGCGCCTCTTCAGATCATGGAGACGGTTCTGGAGGCAATGGGGCTGCTTGCGGTGCTGGGAGAAAAAGGGAGCCGGATTGCAGTCAGCGATGTGGGTGTCGGGATTTTATTTGCCCAGGCGGCGGTAGAAGGGGCATCTCTGAATGTGTTTATCAATACGCGGCTGATGAAGGATCGTGAGCGCGCGGGGGAAATGAATGCGCAGGCGGAAGAGATGATTCGAAAAGCGCGGGAAATGAAGAGTGTTGTGTATGAAAATGTATTGGCTAAGATAAAATAA
- a CDS encoding Sip1-related alpha-galactosidase, with protein sequence MVEGKNLRCQIYCQKGRKIDAEFPVNTGIYEEEGLHLELTEKVVDGCQFGEIRLNIKNEACTENDNLRVEKPIRVYLPIKEQPEKITAMYLYNEWWTRPAFVTKFQDIPEYTQVAFFKYKDRFSCLVPMVGRKFKTYLVNGTETEICLEMTAWLGGLKDVEEPLYIMAEASVLAEAIYKAFSWLAEYKGIRMREGRRIPEMFRYLGWCSWDAFYRDITEDKVRQKANELLEKKVPVKWMLIDDGWLSVQDELLCDFAPDKEKFPAGFKKMIKEIKEKGEIRWFGVWHALGGYWGGVAPGSELEFKENAYLYKTVNGKLIPSPQTGEQFYRNWYQNLRREEIDFVKVDGQSAVPYYFENSLPVSEAARGINQALEGGASNMDGAIINCMGMAMENILARPTSAISRNSDDFVPDKEGGFAEHLLQNAYNALYHNELYCCDWDMFWTMHEDCVKHSLLRAISGGPIYVSDKIGATNPDVLKPLVYGDGRILMMDRSAKPTVDCVFSDPMADGVLKLHNVASWGNCGKGGGIAVYNLTDRKQSFTFRPTDIPDLEVADRYWVYDYFEKKAFSLDRNEKYEGSVARDGFGWFVLLPQGKNCSCLGLMNKYVGFMAVESIHENDKADIMVIRESGPVGWLSEKEPQKVMVNAVEVTENVKKEDKLYTISFAESSDKMILSIVW encoded by the coding sequence GTGGTTGAAGGAAAGAATTTAAGGTGTCAGATTTATTGTCAAAAAGGAAGGAAAATAGATGCTGAGTTTCCGGTAAATACAGGAATATATGAAGAAGAAGGTCTTCATCTCGAATTGACTGAAAAGGTAGTAGATGGATGCCAATTTGGGGAAATCCGGCTGAATATAAAAAATGAGGCGTGTACGGAAAATGATAATCTGAGAGTGGAGAAACCAATCAGGGTGTATCTTCCTATAAAAGAACAGCCGGAAAAAATTACCGCAATGTATCTCTACAATGAATGGTGGACAAGACCTGCTTTTGTTACAAAATTTCAGGATATTCCTGAGTATACACAGGTGGCGTTTTTCAAATATAAAGATAGATTTTCATGTCTGGTGCCGATGGTTGGCAGGAAATTTAAGACATATCTGGTAAATGGAACCGAGACGGAGATCTGTCTGGAAATGACTGCCTGGCTGGGCGGGCTAAAAGATGTTGAGGAACCGCTGTATATAATGGCGGAGGCCTCCGTATTGGCGGAAGCTATATATAAGGCTTTTTCCTGGCTGGCAGAATATAAGGGGATTAGAATGAGAGAAGGCCGGAGGATTCCGGAGATGTTCCGGTATCTGGGATGGTGCAGCTGGGATGCATTTTACAGAGACATTACAGAGGACAAGGTCCGTCAGAAGGCAAACGAATTGCTTGAGAAAAAGGTTCCGGTGAAATGGATGCTGATCGATGACGGATGGCTTTCGGTACAGGATGAATTGCTTTGTGATTTTGCTCCGGATAAAGAAAAGTTTCCGGCCGGTTTCAAAAAGATGATAAAAGAAATAAAGGAAAAAGGAGAGATCAGATGGTTTGGCGTCTGGCATGCTTTGGGAGGATATTGGGGCGGCGTTGCACCGGGGAGTGAATTGGAGTTTAAAGAGAACGCTTACCTTTATAAAACCGTGAATGGAAAACTGATTCCGAGTCCCCAGACAGGAGAACAGTTTTACAGAAACTGGTATCAGAACTTAAGGCGTGAAGAGATTGATTTTGTAAAAGTGGATGGTCAGAGTGCAGTGCCTTACTATTTTGAAAACAGCCTGCCGGTAAGTGAAGCTGCAAGAGGGATAAATCAGGCTTTGGAGGGCGGCGCGTCTAATATGGACGGGGCAATTATAAACTGCATGGGAATGGCCATGGAAAATATTCTGGCAAGGCCTACTTCTGCAATTTCAAGAAACAGTGATGATTTTGTACCTGATAAAGAGGGCGGATTTGCAGAACACCTGCTGCAGAATGCATATAATGCGCTGTATCATAATGAGTTATACTGCTGCGACTGGGATATGTTCTGGACTATGCATGAAGATTGTGTGAAGCATAGTCTTCTGCGTGCAATCAGTGGAGGACCAATATATGTCAGCGATAAGATAGGGGCTACCAATCCTGATGTGTTAAAGCCATTAGTCTATGGAGATGGCAGGATTTTGATGATGGACCGTTCAGCAAAACCGACGGTGGACTGCGTTTTTTCTGATCCGATGGCAGATGGAGTGTTAAAGCTTCATAATGTAGCATCGTGGGGGAACTGCGGAAAAGGTGGAGGAATCGCCGTATATAATTTGACAGACCGGAAGCAGTCATTTACCTTCAGACCGACAGATATCCCGGATCTGGAAGTGGCTGACAGGTATTGGGTGTATGATTATTTTGAAAAGAAAGCCTTTTCTCTGGACAGGAATGAAAAATATGAGGGTAGTGTCGCGCGGGATGGTTTTGGATGGTTTGTTCTGCTCCCGCAGGGAAAAAATTGTTCTTGTCTGGGCCTTATGAATAAGTATGTAGGATTTATGGCCGTTGAAAGTATTCATGAAAATGATAAGGCAGACATCATGGTAATCAGGGAGTCAGGACCAGTAGGCTGGCTTTCTGAAAAAGAACCTCAAAAAGTAATGGTTAATGCTGTGGAAGTTACGGAAAATGTGAAAAAGGAAGATAAACTATATACGATATCATTTGCTGAGTCATCTGACAAAATGATACTTTCTATTGTCTGGTGA
- a CDS encoding DNA/RNA non-specific endonuclease, with amino-acid sequence MMRKMMKDAGLAVQAHMRNGKRFGKTILYFLCLFIILSGLAGCAGETLSETYGTGSFSEKAGYLAGEDWLDSIPDYRGTPYIEVNHDVPFFSDDDKKNKEAFEIYSDLDELGRCGVAYANICEEIMPTEEREDSLRSVTPSGWCQKQYNGEYLLNRCHLIGYQLAGENANEKNLIAGTRYFNVDGMLPFENTVAEYIDEHPFNHVLYRVTPVYKGENDLMAYGVLMEAWSVEDNGYGCQFCVFVYNVQEGVEINYATGENQRAREKSSKRADAEENATYVLNTGNRKFHTEDCANGDRISGDNRSVYTGSREDLIAKGYEPAGCCNP; translated from the coding sequence ATGATGCGGAAAATGATGAAGGATGCCGGGCTTGCAGTACAGGCTCATATGAGGAACGGAAAACGATTCGGGAAAACAATTCTTTATTTCTTATGTCTGTTCATAATACTGTCGGGCCTTGCCGGTTGTGCCGGCGAGACGCTGTCGGAAACCTACGGAACCGGGAGCTTTTCCGAGAAAGCGGGCTATTTGGCAGGTGAAGACTGGCTGGATTCTATCCCGGATTACCGGGGAACCCCTTATATAGAAGTGAATCATGATGTCCCTTTCTTTTCCGATGATGACAAAAAGAACAAAGAGGCTTTTGAGATATACAGTGATTTAGATGAACTGGGACGGTGCGGTGTGGCCTATGCAAATATCTGCGAGGAGATTATGCCGACTGAGGAGAGGGAGGATTCGCTTAGGTCGGTCACTCCTTCCGGCTGGTGTCAGAAGCAGTATAACGGCGAATACCTTCTGAACCGCTGTCATTTGATCGGTTATCAGCTTGCAGGAGAAAATGCAAATGAGAAGAATCTGATTGCCGGGACCAGATATTTCAATGTAGACGGAATGCTGCCGTTTGAGAATACCGTAGCCGAGTATATCGATGAACACCCTTTTAACCATGTTCTGTATCGGGTGACGCCTGTTTATAAAGGGGAAAATGACCTGATGGCGTATGGCGTTTTGATGGAGGCATGGTCGGTGGAGGATAATGGCTACGGGTGCCAGTTCTGCGTCTTCGTATATAATGTGCAGGAGGGCGTGGAAATCAACTATGCTACGGGCGAAAACCAGAGGGCCAGAGAGAAGAGTTCCAAGCGGGCTGATGCCGAAGAAAATGCCACATATGTTTTGAACACGGGCAACAGGAAATTCCATACAGAGGACTGTGCGAATGGTGATCGAATCAGTGGCGATAACCGTTCGGTGTATACGGGGAGCAGAGAGGATCTGATAGCGAAGGGGTATGAGCCGGCAGGGTGTTGTAACCCTTAA
- a CDS encoding homoserine dehydrogenase, with protein MEHRVVKIGLLGLGTVGTGVYKLIGRRSDELEERIGAKVEIKKILVHNLSKIRHGVEPALLTDQWKEILEDDEIQIIVEVMGGIEPARSMILEALRAGKHVVTANKDLVAEYGKELFETAGEKQVDFLFEAAVAGGIPIIRPLKQCLAGNEIDEVIGIVNGTTNYILTKMFEEGMDFKEALEKATKLGYAEADPTADIEGLDAGRKAAIMASAAFHSRVVFSDVYTEGITKITAKDVAYAKEFDNVIKLLAVSRKTSGGIEVGVYPMMIHKQHPLASVRDSFNAVFVHGDAVGDTMFYGRGAGEMPTASAVVGDIFDVVRNLKYHCNGRIGCGCYREVPIKDFREVKNRFFLRMQVNNMPGVLAGIAKVFGDHKVSIERVIQRQAVEAKAELVIGTASVKEYHLKDALKELEKMEYVGEISSVIREY; from the coding sequence ATGGAACATAGAGTAGTGAAAATAGGGCTTCTAGGCCTTGGAACAGTTGGGACCGGCGTATATAAATTAATCGGCCGGCGCAGCGATGAGCTGGAAGAGCGGATCGGCGCTAAGGTCGAGATCAAGAAGATCCTGGTCCACAATTTAAGCAAAATACGCCATGGTGTGGAGCCGGCTCTTCTCACCGATCAGTGGAAGGAGATCCTGGAAGATGACGAGATTCAGATCATCGTGGAGGTCATGGGTGGAATTGAACCGGCAAGATCGATGATACTGGAAGCGCTTCGCGCCGGTAAGCATGTAGTCACGGCAAATAAGGATCTGGTGGCCGAATATGGAAAAGAATTGTTCGAGACGGCCGGGGAAAAACAGGTGGATTTCCTGTTTGAGGCGGCGGTGGCAGGAGGAATTCCGATTATCCGCCCTTTGAAGCAATGCCTTGCCGGAAATGAGATCGATGAGGTGATCGGGATTGTCAACGGGACGACCAACTATATTTTGACCAAGATGTTTGAAGAGGGAATGGATTTTAAGGAGGCGCTGGAAAAGGCAACCAAGCTGGGGTATGCGGAGGCGGATCCGACGGCGGATATCGAGGGTCTGGACGCCGGACGAAAAGCGGCGATCATGGCGTCGGCGGCCTTTCATTCCCGTGTGGTATTTTCGGACGTGTATACGGAAGGAATCACAAAGATTACGGCAAAAGACGTGGCGTATGCGAAGGAATTTGACAATGTCATCAAACTTCTGGCGGTATCCCGGAAGACTTCCGGCGGGATTGAGGTCGGGGTGTATCCGATGATGATTCATAAGCAGCACCCGCTGGCATCGGTGCGTGATTCTTTCAATGCGGTGTTCGTCCATGGAGATGCGGTGGGAGATACCATGTTTTATGGAAGAGGGGCAGGGGAGATGCCGACGGCAAGCGCAGTGGTGGGAGATATTTTCGATGTGGTGCGAAATCTTAAGTATCACTGCAATGGACGGATCGGCTGCGGCTGCTATCGGGAGGTGCCGATTAAGGATTTCCGGGAAGTGAAGAACCGGTTCTTCCTGCGCATGCAGGTGAACAACATGCCGGGAGTTCTGGCGGGAATCGCGAAGGTATTCGGCGACCATAAGGTGAGTATTGAGCGGGTGATCCAGCGGCAGGCGGTGGAAGCGAAGGCAGAGCTGGTCATCGGTACGGCGTCCGTAAAGGAGTATCATTTGAAAGACGCCTTAAAAGAACTGGAAAAGATGGAATATGTGGGCGAGATCAGCAGTGTGATCCGTGAGTATTAA
- a CDS encoding DUF6483 family protein, with the protein MQFNDEKDYIMRMIKEAVSVLFSVMFGKNYVQVELEKGNRFAVSGRRLDEYKEMVDRGEINEAENMMLEDINYTNKDEVAAAILFYRYLSQKGEEFLRNSHYSKEEALDGLKTLAEKAGYQGIVNYEKEI; encoded by the coding sequence ATGCAGTTTAATGATGAGAAGGACTATATCATGCGTATGATCAAAGAGGCTGTCAGCGTTCTGTTTTCCGTTATGTTTGGGAAAAACTACGTGCAGGTGGAATTGGAAAAAGGCAACAGATTTGCTGTTTCGGGAAGAAGACTGGATGAGTATAAAGAGATGGTCGACCGGGGAGAAATCAATGAAGCAGAGAATATGATGCTGGAGGACATCAATTATACCAACAAAGACGAAGTGGCGGCTGCCATTCTTTTCTACCGGTATCTGAGTCAAAAGGGAGAAGAGTTCTTAAGAAATAGCCATTACTCAAAGGAAGAGGCGCTTGATGGCCTGAAAACGCTTGCCGAGAAGGCTGGATATCAGGGAATTGTTAACTATGAAAAGGAGATATAA
- a CDS encoding bifunctional 5,10-methylenetetrahydrofolate dehydrogenase/5,10-methenyltetrahydrofolate cyclohydrolase, with product MGTVMLGADVAKAMKAEIISRVEELKAEGIFPCLTIIRVGARPDDIAYERGARKRMELTGIACRVLELPETIEQKEFEEKFRKVNEDASVHGILLFQPLPAHLNAERVRVMIRPEKDMDCMSPVNMAKLFAGDRTGYAPCTAEAVMKMLEHYEIDPEGKRTVIVGRSMVVGKPLAMLMLAKNATVTICHTKTKEMAKLCKEAEILVAAAGKSRMITEDMVGEGTVVADVGINVDEAGNICGDVDYDAVEKKASYISPVPRGVGSVTTSVLAWHVVRSAMRSAGKAELL from the coding sequence ATGGGAACGGTAATGTTAGGAGCCGATGTGGCGAAGGCGATGAAGGCAGAGATCATAAGCCGGGTGGAAGAATTGAAGGCAGAAGGGATTTTTCCGTGCCTTACGATCATCAGAGTAGGAGCCAGACCAGATGATATCGCATATGAGCGGGGCGCCAGGAAGAGAATGGAGCTGACCGGAATCGCATGCAGGGTCCTGGAACTTCCGGAGACGATTGAGCAGAAGGAATTTGAAGAGAAGTTCCGGAAGGTAAATGAAGATGCTTCTGTTCATGGAATCCTCTTATTCCAGCCGCTTCCGGCACATTTGAACGCGGAGAGAGTGCGCGTGATGATCCGCCCGGAAAAAGATATGGACTGTATGAGTCCGGTGAATATGGCGAAGCTCTTTGCCGGGGATCGGACGGGCTATGCGCCCTGTACGGCGGAAGCAGTCATGAAAATGCTGGAGCATTATGAAATTGATCCGGAAGGAAAACGGACGGTGATCGTGGGCCGCAGTATGGTGGTGGGGAAACCTCTTGCCATGCTCATGCTGGCGAAAAATGCGACCGTGACGATTTGCCATACGAAGACGAAGGAGATGGCGAAGCTCTGTAAGGAAGCTGAAATCTTAGTGGCGGCGGCAGGGAAAAGCCGTATGATCACTGAGGACATGGTAGGAGAAGGCACTGTTGTTGCCGATGTGGGGATCAATGTAGATGAAGCGGGAAATATCTGTGGCGATGTGGATTATGATGCGGTGGAGAAGAAGGCTTCTTATATCAGCCCGGTGCCGAGGGGCGTTGGCAGTGTGACGACTTCCGTGCTGGCATGGCATGTGGTGCGCTCTGCGATGCGAAGTGCCGGAAAAGCAGAGCTGTTGTAG
- a CDS encoding flavodoxin family protein translates to MSKKIVVITGSPRKNGNSFAMTDSFIKAAEEKGHTVTRFDAALKKVGGCHACETCFSTGKACTFDDDFNTIAPAILEADAIVFTMPVYWYSIPAQIKGVIDRIFSLVVGGKDIAGKECALITCCEEEDMSVMDGVRIPMERMCALNKWKMVGEVLIPGVLNAGDIDKTDGCERQQLWPM, encoded by the coding sequence ATGAGTAAAAAAATTGTAGTAATCACCGGAAGTCCCCGTAAAAATGGAAACAGCTTTGCCATGACGGACTCATTTATCAAGGCTGCCGAGGAGAAGGGACATACGGTTACCCGTTTTGATGCGGCGCTGAAAAAAGTAGGAGGATGCCATGCATGTGAAACCTGTTTTTCTACTGGGAAAGCCTGCACATTTGATGACGACTTCAATACGATCGCACCGGCTATTCTGGAAGCGGATGCTATTGTGTTCACCATGCCGGTCTACTGGTATTCAATTCCGGCACAGATCAAGGGCGTTATCGACCGTATTTTCTCTTTGGTTGTCGGCGGCAAAGATATCGCTGGCAAGGAATGTGCGCTGATCACCTGCTGTGAGGAAGAGGATATGTCGGTTATGGACGGCGTCCGTATTCCGATGGAGCGTATGTGTGCTCTGAACAAATGGAAGATGGTTGGCGAAGTTCTGATCCCTGGCGTGCTGAATGCGGGCGATATTGACAAGACAGATGGCTGCGAAAGGCAGCAGCTTTGGCCGATGTAA
- a CDS encoding nitroreductase: MTVREALNNRFSCRKFSSQPVTKDMLEDIFKDAFRTPSCENSQPWEVYVAGTEAMERLRAEYEKSRKAKIPADLSNRFNGRWTEEMAPRIDEYFDGIVEHEAKGNFDYTMQKRNLFYAPVMIFLCIDKELPDWSLFDTGMFAQSLMLSASEHGLATMASAVSVSYPEAVRSVLNIPENKSIVIGVGIGYPDKEAPINDFRTTRKETGEIHYIL; the protein is encoded by the coding sequence ATGACAGTAAGAGAAGCACTAAATAACAGATTTTCCTGTCGTAAATTTTCAAGTCAGCCTGTTACGAAGGATATGCTGGAAGATATTTTTAAAGATGCATTCCGAACCCCGTCCTGTGAGAATTCCCAGCCATGGGAGGTATATGTGGCGGGTACGGAGGCGATGGAAAGACTTCGTGCAGAGTACGAGAAGTCTCGGAAGGCTAAGATACCGGCAGATTTGAGCAACCGGTTCAACGGAAGATGGACGGAGGAGATGGCCCCCCGCATTGATGAATATTTTGACGGGATTGTGGAACATGAAGCAAAGGGGAACTTTGATTATACGATGCAGAAGAGGAACCTTTTCTATGCACCGGTAATGATATTTTTGTGCATTGATAAGGAACTGCCGGACTGGTCACTTTTTGACACGGGAATGTTTGCACAGAGCCTGATGCTGTCTGCTTCGGAACACGGACTGGCAACAATGGCTTCGGCAGTATCTGTATCTTATCCGGAGGCGGTACGGAGCGTACTTAACATACCTGAGAATAAGTCGATCGTGATTGGAGTCGGAATCGGCTATCCGGATAAAGAGGCTCCGATTAACGATTTTAGGACTACAAGAAAAGAAACCGGCGAGATACATTATATTTTGTAG
- a CDS encoding helix-turn-helix domain-containing protein, translating into MSERCISQECLKTTGFSYTLSLINGKYKMTILYTLMEFGIVRFNEMKKYIGGISYKTLSSTLKELESDQLVHRKEYPQIPPKVEYSLTERGKSLIPILDGMCEWGDKNRL; encoded by the coding sequence ATGAGTGAACGCTGCATATCACAGGAATGTTTAAAAACGACAGGTTTCAGCTATACATTATCCCTCATCAACGGGAAATATAAAATGACAATTCTTTATACCCTTATGGAGTTTGGTATCGTCCGCTTTAATGAAATGAAAAAATATATCGGCGGAATATCATATAAAACGCTCAGTTCCACCTTAAAAGAATTGGAATCAGATCAATTAGTACATAGAAAAGAATATCCCCAGATTCCCCCAAAGGTGGAATACAGCCTTACGGAAAGAGGGAAATCTCTGATTCCCATATTAGATGGCATGTGTGAATGGGGAGATAAAAACCGCCTTTAG
- a CDS encoding flavodoxin family protein, whose protein sequence is MDKKIVILNGSPRKNGNTAALAAEFTRGAKEAGNTVTEFFLDGMNIHGCKGCFGGHSSRECPCVQRDDMDKIYPVVKECDVIVLASPLYYWNMSGQLRTAVDRLFALEEGDGNLLRGHDRASALLMAAEGHGFEDVVLYYDHLMEHLKWKNLGHVLAGGNGSVGDIAGKPELKEAYELGKSI, encoded by the coding sequence ATGGATAAGAAAATAGTGATCCTGAATGGAAGTCCCCGTAAAAACGGGAATACGGCAGCTTTGGCTGCTGAGTTTACCAGGGGCGCCAAAGAGGCAGGAAATACGGTGACGGAATTTTTCCTTGACGGTATGAATATCCATGGCTGCAAAGGGTGTTTTGGAGGCCACAGCAGCCGGGAATGTCCCTGTGTTCAAAGAGATGATATGGACAAAATATATCCGGTGGTAAAAGAATGTGATGTGATCGTGCTTGCGTCGCCGCTGTATTACTGGAATATGAGCGGTCAGCTTCGGACGGCTGTCGACCGGTTGTTTGCATTGGAGGAAGGGGATGGGAATCTCCTTAGAGGGCATGACAGGGCTTCTGCGCTTTTGATGGCGGCAGAGGGGCATGGGTTTGAAGATGTTGTTCTTTACTATGACCACCTTATGGAGCATTTGAAGTGGAAAAATCTTGGGCATGTTCTGGCCGGGGGAAATGGCAGTGTCGGTGATATTGCAGGAAAGCCTGAACTTAAGGAAGCCTATGAGCTTGGAAAATCAATCTGA